A genome region from Pseudomonas sp. S06B 330 includes the following:
- a CDS encoding NUDIX hydrolase, with amino-acid sequence MSGERRSAIQSVDVGILRFNRELGRAEILLLKRQNPDEPYFGQWALPGLVINGDTEDQSLEAAIDRLLLSPKVGFSVSHCEQVVTVGNAVRDPRGWATTTVYMAMVDDCVEVEGEKQWVDLIAVSERRFLLAFDHNDLVEKIRARLAGKFRYTSIGFSMLPMKFTMTDVITLFSVVRGANPAKGKTSIIQRVKKMIEAELIALTSETVQLAMGRPQNLYLKLKPEVIFEFDRALSDG; translated from the coding sequence GTGAGCGGAGAACGAAGAAGCGCCATCCAATCGGTCGATGTCGGAATCCTTCGATTCAATCGCGAGCTTGGCCGTGCGGAAATTCTGCTGCTCAAACGGCAAAACCCGGATGAGCCCTATTTCGGTCAGTGGGCATTACCTGGCCTGGTCATCAACGGCGACACAGAAGATCAAAGCCTGGAAGCGGCGATTGACCGCCTTCTTCTATCGCCTAAAGTTGGCTTCAGCGTCAGCCATTGCGAACAGGTTGTAACCGTCGGCAACGCCGTTCGAGACCCTCGGGGCTGGGCGACGACGACGGTCTACATGGCCATGGTTGATGACTGCGTTGAAGTTGAAGGCGAGAAGCAATGGGTCGACCTGATCGCGGTCAGCGAGAGGAGGTTCTTGCTGGCATTCGACCACAACGACCTCGTTGAAAAAATCCGAGCGCGGCTCGCCGGTAAATTTCGCTACACCAGCATCGGTTTTTCCATGCTGCCCATGAAGTTCACCATGACTGATGTGATCACCCTGTTCTCGGTAGTCAGGGGCGCTAACCCGGCTAAGGGTAAGACCAGCATCATTCAGCGGGTAAAGAAAATGATCGAGGCAGAGCTCATCGCGCTGACCAGTGAAACCGTCCAACTCGCGATGGGCCGACCACAAAACCTATACCTCAAACTCAAACCAGAAGTGATTTTCGAGTTTGATCGTGCACTGTCAGATGGCTAA
- the pncB gene encoding nicotinate phosphoribosyltransferase — protein MESVYSHNQPLIQSLLDTDYYKLTMMQAVLHQLPNVDDVEYKLIVRSKEDLTYLIPEVRNELENLANLQVREDESRFIFDSRFREYLTPDFQRFLGLFRFNLRYVHVSNEEGQLAIRVRGPMLHCMLFEIPVLATVSELRNRHKYPDVQLSQVRDRLYQKFEWLEKNATKEELADFRVSDFSTRRRLSQLAQREVVDVMRRDFPGVFVGTSNPSLAYEFNLPLIGTMAHEWLMVHQQSDCRLSHSQKAALENWVKEYRGRLGIALTDVFSTDYFLNKDFDLYHAKLYDGLRHDSGSPFTWADMCIKRYEALRVDPKGKELMFSDSLNFEKALSIHRHVKGRARVGFGIGTNLACDVEGVEPLSIVMKLVRVHGEPVVKFSDDPVKNVCEDPSFLQYAASVFGIKEINDKAGK, from the coding sequence ATGGAAAGTGTTTATAGCCACAACCAGCCTTTGATCCAGAGCTTACTGGACACCGACTACTACAAGCTGACCATGATGCAGGCGGTGCTCCACCAACTGCCGAATGTCGACGATGTCGAATACAAGCTGATTGTGCGCTCCAAGGAAGACCTGACGTACCTGATTCCCGAGGTGCGTAATGAACTGGAAAACCTGGCTAACTTGCAGGTGCGTGAAGACGAATCACGGTTCATTTTCGACTCCCGCTTCCGTGAATACCTGACCCCGGATTTCCAGCGTTTCCTGGGGCTGTTCCGCTTCAACCTGCGCTATGTCCATGTGTCGAATGAAGAGGGTCAACTGGCTATCCGTGTTCGTGGCCCAATGCTGCACTGCATGCTGTTCGAAATCCCGGTGCTGGCCACCGTCAGTGAGCTGCGAAATCGCCACAAGTACCCTGATGTCCAGTTGTCTCAGGTCCGTGACCGCCTGTACCAGAAGTTTGAGTGGTTGGAGAAGAACGCTACCAAGGAAGAACTGGCTGACTTTCGCGTATCGGACTTTTCGACCCGTCGGCGCTTGTCCCAGTTGGCCCAGCGTGAAGTTGTCGATGTCATGCGCCGCGACTTCCCGGGTGTATTCGTTGGCACCAGCAACCCGTCACTGGCCTACGAATTCAACCTGCCCTTGATCGGCACCATGGCCCATGAGTGGCTGATGGTTCACCAGCAAAGTGATTGCCGCTTGAGTCATAGTCAAAAAGCTGCGCTGGAAAATTGGGTAAAGGAATACCGTGGTCGCCTGGGTATTGCACTGACGGATGTGTTCTCCACCGATTACTTTCTGAACAAGGATTTCGACCTTTACCACGCCAAGCTGTACGACGGCTTGCGCCACGATTCAGGCAGCCCGTTTACCTGGGCTGACATGTGCATCAAGCGCTACGAAGCGTTGCGGGTCGATCCCAAGGGCAAGGAGCTGATGTTTTCTGACAGCCTCAACTTCGAGAAGGCGCTGAGTATTCACCGCCACGTGAAAGGGCGGGCCAGGGTCGGATTCGGTATTGGTACTAACCTTGCCTGCGACGTTGAAGGTGTCGAGCCATTGAGCATCGTGATGAAGTTGGTACGTGTTCACGGTGAGCCGGTTGTAAAGTTCTCTGACGATCCGGTCAAGAATGTCTGTGAAGACCCCAGTTTCCTGCAGTACGCCGCAAGTGTGTTCGGCATCAAGGAAATAAATGACAAGGCGGGCAAGTGA
- a CDS encoding zinc-binding alcohol dehydrogenase family protein — protein MKAIAYYHSLAITDPAALQDVELPAPEPGPRDLLVEVRAISVNPVDTKVRQNAQPEGGAAKVLGWDVAGVVKAVGSEVSLFQPGDKVYYAGSIARAGGNSELHVVDERIVGHMPKTLGFAEAAALPLTAITAWELLFERLQVAPGQDDIGQRLLIVGAAGGVGSILTQLASQLTGLTVIGTASRPQTQEWVRQLGADLVIDHRQPLAEALKAQGIDTVTHVASLTQTDQHLPQLVEALAPQGKLALIDDPKQLDVGLLKRKSLSLHWEFMYTRSLFETADMIEQHNLLNRVAELIDAGTLKTTLGEHFGSINAANLRRAHALLESGATKGKIVLEGF, from the coding sequence ATGAAAGCCATCGCCTACTATCACTCCCTGGCCATTACCGACCCTGCTGCCCTACAAGACGTCGAGCTCCCTGCGCCGGAGCCAGGGCCCCGGGACCTGCTGGTTGAAGTACGTGCCATTTCGGTCAACCCGGTCGATACCAAAGTGCGCCAGAACGCACAGCCTGAGGGCGGTGCAGCCAAGGTGCTGGGCTGGGATGTGGCCGGCGTAGTCAAGGCCGTGGGCAGTGAAGTGAGCCTGTTCCAGCCTGGTGACAAGGTTTACTACGCAGGATCTATCGCCCGTGCCGGGGGTAACAGTGAATTGCATGTGGTAGACGAGCGCATCGTTGGTCATATGCCCAAGACCCTGGGGTTCGCTGAAGCCGCTGCCCTGCCGCTGACGGCAATCACCGCTTGGGAATTGCTCTTCGAACGCCTTCAGGTTGCACCAGGCCAGGACGACATAGGTCAGCGTCTGTTGATCGTTGGCGCCGCCGGTGGTGTTGGCTCGATCCTGACCCAGTTGGCCAGCCAATTGACCGGGCTCACGGTGATTGGCACGGCTTCACGTCCGCAAACGCAGGAATGGGTGCGCCAATTGGGCGCCGACCTGGTCATCGACCATCGCCAGCCGCTCGCCGAAGCACTCAAGGCGCAAGGCATCGATACGGTCACCCATGTCGCCAGCCTGACGCAGACTGACCAGCACCTGCCACAACTGGTCGAGGCTTTGGCTCCACAAGGCAAACTGGCGCTGATTGATGATCCCAAGCAACTGGATGTCGGCCTGCTCAAGCGCAAGAGTTTGTCCTTGCACTGGGAGTTCATGTACACCCGCTCGCTGTTCGAAACCGCCGACATGATCGAGCAGCACAATCTGCTTAACAGGGTCGCCGAACTCATCGACGCCGGGACCCTCAAGACTACCTTGGGCGAGCACTTTGGCAGCATCAACGCAGCCAATCTGCGGCGTGCTCACGCCCTGCTGGAGAGTGGCGCGACCAAAGGCAAAATCGTCCTCGAAGGGTTCTAA
- a CDS encoding ArsR/SmtB family transcription factor, translating to MKPVTSISQIASLLADPKRSAMLWALIDGVARPSDELADMAGLTPSSACAHLARLSASGLLKLEPRGRKRYFRLAGPEIGAAVEALASVQVTSREINAAREDAGIPLSMRRARLCGDHLGGELAADLYQRLFDAGWLEGLEQQIEVTQEGRTQFACYGIFIESLARYQRRNFSSCRCCSEWTDHRPHLGGALGSSLLKLFMQSGWIRESETSRMLQINAAGLRQINGIAHPVTLQSVG from the coding sequence ATGAAACCTGTAACAAGTATTAGCCAAATTGCCAGCTTGCTTGCCGATCCTAAGCGCAGCGCGATGCTTTGGGCGTTGATCGATGGAGTGGCGCGGCCCTCAGATGAGTTAGCCGACATGGCTGGCCTGACGCCGTCTTCGGCCTGCGCACACTTGGCCAGGCTATCGGCCAGCGGTTTGCTCAAGCTAGAGCCACGAGGGAGAAAGCGCTACTTCCGGCTTGCCGGGCCGGAAATCGGTGCCGCAGTAGAGGCCTTGGCCAGTGTTCAGGTCACTTCCCGGGAGATCAATGCAGCCCGAGAGGACGCGGGTATTCCATTGTCCATGCGCCGGGCCCGGCTGTGCGGTGATCACTTGGGCGGTGAGCTCGCTGCAGATCTGTATCAGCGTCTGTTTGATGCGGGTTGGTTGGAGGGTCTGGAGCAGCAGATTGAAGTAACCCAGGAAGGTCGCACGCAGTTTGCCTGCTATGGCATCTTCATTGAGTCCCTGGCTCGCTATCAGCGCCGAAACTTCAGCAGCTGTCGGTGCTGCAGCGAGTGGACTGACCATCGACCGCACCTTGGTGGCGCATTGGGCAGTAGCTTGCTCAAACTGTTCATGCAATCTGGCTGGATTCGCGAAAGTGAGACCTCTCGCATGTTGCAGATCAATGCCGCTGGGCTGCGTCAGATCAACGGTATTGCCCATCCGGTGACGTTACAGTCGGTAGGTTAG
- a CDS encoding nicotinamidase produces MNMLKSHIASFDVDAQCGFTPLCPDELPVPGGDEIVPALNFMASFAGFRVGSKDAHSPNAKWVVGSHAEMGIPTGLAHADLTWVSHCVVGTQGFELLPGLPKVSEYGYMVYKGLEVDLHPYGALFHDDVLSTGVIEVLRARGISTVLVGGLALDYCVKSTVLQLLAAGFEAAVYLPACRAISQDSADQALQEMKCAGAVLANNSDELTRFVCEGK; encoded by the coding sequence ATGAACATGCTCAAATCCCATATTGCTAGCTTCGACGTAGATGCACAGTGCGGTTTCACCCCGCTGTGCCCAGATGAGCTGCCCGTTCCGGGTGGTGATGAGATCGTACCCGCGCTGAACTTCATGGCCTCGTTCGCAGGTTTTCGCGTTGGAAGCAAGGATGCCCACAGCCCGAATGCAAAATGGGTAGTCGGCTCTCACGCCGAAATGGGTATTCCTACAGGGCTGGCGCATGCAGACCTGACCTGGGTGTCGCACTGCGTTGTTGGCACCCAGGGTTTTGAACTTCTTCCTGGCCTGCCGAAGGTCAGTGAATACGGCTACATGGTGTACAAGGGGCTCGAGGTCGATCTACACCCGTACGGCGCCCTGTTTCACGATGATGTCTTGAGCACCGGCGTTATTGAGGTTTTGCGGGCGAGGGGTATCAGCACCGTTCTCGTCGGCGGGTTAGCTCTCGACTACTGCGTGAAATCGACAGTGCTACAGCTGCTCGCTGCCGGGTTCGAGGCAGCCGTTTATCTACCTGCCTGCCGCGCAATCAGCCAGGACTCCGCCGACCAGGCACTGCAAGAAATGAAGTGTGCTGGCGCAGTGTTGGCGAACAACAGCGATGAATTGACTCGTTTCGTATGTGAGGGGAAATAA
- a CDS encoding LysR family transcriptional regulator — protein sequence MRIDDLQLFVRTAELGSLSAAARLLDLSPAVASAALKRLEQQLGTRLLARSTRNLRLTADGEGFLLHARSALASLDEGRRQLALGQDEVSGVLQLSAPSDFGRNVLLPWLDELQREHPKLSVRLLLGDRNADLFRQAADIALRYGAPEDSSLVALPLCLDNRRVVCASPAYLARQGEPREIAHLVQHNCLLYQLGSRIHDQWRFGRGAGEVGVTVSGDRFSDDADVVRRWALAGHGIAYKSWLDVAFDVQAGRLKILLGQLEGEPAPLNLMCTHRAQLGKPVHLLRHLLKMRCQALFEQLKVMSP from the coding sequence GTGCGAATCGATGACCTGCAGCTGTTCGTTCGCACCGCCGAGCTGGGCAGCCTTTCTGCTGCTGCGCGGCTGCTCGACTTATCGCCAGCAGTGGCCAGTGCGGCCCTCAAACGTCTGGAGCAACAACTGGGGACGCGCTTGCTGGCGCGTTCGACCCGCAATCTGCGCCTGACGGCCGACGGTGAAGGTTTCTTGTTGCATGCTCGTAGCGCGCTGGCCAGTCTCGATGAAGGTCGGCGGCAGTTGGCGCTTGGACAAGATGAGGTCAGTGGGGTGTTGCAGTTGTCGGCACCCTCGGATTTCGGGCGCAATGTCCTGCTGCCTTGGCTGGATGAATTGCAACGCGAACACCCGAAGCTCTCTGTGCGTCTGTTGTTGGGGGACCGCAATGCTGACCTGTTTCGTCAGGCGGCGGACATTGCCCTGCGTTACGGCGCACCGGAAGACTCGAGCCTGGTGGCACTGCCGCTGTGTTTGGATAATCGGCGAGTAGTGTGCGCTTCGCCTGCGTACCTGGCTCGTCAGGGTGAGCCCAGGGAAATAGCGCACCTGGTGCAGCACAATTGCCTGCTCTATCAGTTGGGCAGTCGCATTCACGACCAGTGGCGCTTTGGTCGCGGGGCGGGTGAGGTGGGGGTGACCGTCAGCGGTGATCGCTTTAGCGACGACGCTGATGTGGTTCGCCGCTGGGCGCTGGCAGGGCATGGAATTGCCTACAAGTCTTGGCTGGATGTGGCGTTTGATGTGCAGGCAGGGCGCTTGAAGATATTGCTGGGACAGCTTGAGGGAGAACCCGCGCCACTGAATCTTATGTGTACGCACCGGGCGCAGTTGGGCAAGCCCGTGCACTTACTGCGTCATCTGCTCAAGATGCGTTGCCAGGCATTGTTTGAACAATTGAAAGTAATGAGCCCGTAA
- a CDS encoding NUDIX hydrolase, whose translation MSTPTQEIQTLLQTPFFDVIKRGKYFIVAEQHEINAAVILARDTQGQYLLVEHYRGAIDQDSLELPRGGRNPSETLEETAKRELLEETGYASASWTYLGKVHTNTSLIRSSVEVYLAVDAIQVTTDTDGEAKGIKTYTEDEMKALIRSGKITDAHTLSAWAMR comes from the coding sequence ATGAGCACACCCACTCAAGAGATTCAGACCCTGCTTCAAACCCCGTTCTTTGACGTGATCAAGCGTGGGAAGTATTTCATTGTCGCGGAACAGCACGAGATCAACGCGGCAGTGATCTTGGCCAGGGACACCCAAGGACAGTATCTGTTGGTTGAACACTACCGTGGCGCCATTGACCAAGACTCTTTGGAACTCCCGCGCGGTGGCCGCAACCCAAGCGAGACACTGGAGGAAACGGCAAAACGTGAGTTACTGGAGGAAACCGGTTATGCGTCAGCGTCCTGGACGTACCTCGGCAAGGTGCACACCAACACCTCGCTGATCCGAAGCTCGGTTGAAGTGTATTTGGCGGTTGATGCCATACAGGTGACGACGGACACCGATGGAGAAGCCAAAGGCATCAAAACGTATACCGAGGATGAGATGAAAGCCTTGATCCGCAGTGGCAAGATCACTGACGCGCATACGCTGTCGGCCTGGGCAATGCGTTAA
- a CDS encoding adenylyltransferase/cytidyltransferase family protein, which yields MKKAKLAVYGGAFNPPHAGHVQVMASLLNQAEHVRVVPSFAHPFGKQMVDFDLRVQWLEEIVGVFSEPRLVVDTCERELFKHKAPIFSIDLLRSIAERFSLNKKDVALVVGEDNQKVLHTFYGYQQITDEFSIITVPETIHVHSSMIRDSLKAGTDIPSSWIAPGLSVTDYLVFADTGRISSDQHLRTA from the coding sequence ATGAAGAAAGCGAAATTGGCGGTGTATGGAGGAGCGTTCAACCCTCCACACGCAGGACACGTCCAAGTGATGGCGTCACTGTTGAACCAGGCAGAGCACGTACGCGTTGTACCCTCATTTGCCCACCCGTTTGGTAAGCAGATGGTGGATTTCGACCTGCGCGTCCAGTGGTTGGAAGAGATCGTCGGGGTGTTCAGCGAGCCTCGACTGGTGGTCGACACCTGCGAGCGGGAGCTGTTTAAGCATAAGGCCCCGATTTTCAGCATCGACCTGCTTCGGTCCATCGCAGAGCGCTTCAGCTTGAACAAAAAGGACGTTGCCCTGGTGGTGGGTGAGGACAACCAAAAGGTGCTCCACACCTTCTATGGCTACCAGCAAATCACGGACGAGTTCTCGATCATCACCGTGCCCGAGACGATCCACGTTCACAGCAGCATGATCCGCGACAGCCTGAAGGCCGGCACGGACATCCCTTCAAGTTGGATAGCACCGGGCCTGAGCGTGACGGACTATCTGGTTTTCGCTGATACTGGGCGGATTTCGTCAGATCAACACTTGAGGACTGCGTAG
- a CDS encoding multidrug effflux MFS transporter, translating to MNLRTILILGALSAFGPLAIDFYLPGFPAMALAFGTDENHIQTTLAVYFLGLSTGQLAYGPVADRFGRRIPLLVGVCLFTLASIACAFAPSLEALIVARFVQALGGCAGMVLSRAIVSDKCDAVASAKVFSQLMLVMGLAPILAPMLGGVLVNVYGWQSIFIALTVFSALCTVAVALGLPESLPANQPRQPLSGALHQYGRLLKDRVFIGHALTGGIAMAGMFAYVAGSPFVFIKLYGVPPEHYGWLFGSNAAGFILVAQVNARMLAKRGPAFLLARFVWVYLAAGLTLLTVSALHPAKLWPLLIPLFICIASLGCIIPNASACAMNGQGARAGSASALLGCLQFSVAAGAAALVGVLHDGSAVPMALVISLCGLVATAMAMATRRLQLSRLV from the coding sequence CTGATTCTGGGCGCCCTCAGTGCGTTCGGACCCTTGGCGATCGATTTCTACCTGCCAGGCTTTCCAGCGATGGCGCTGGCCTTCGGTACCGACGAAAACCATATTCAGACCACGTTGGCGGTCTACTTCCTTGGCTTGTCCACAGGGCAACTGGCCTACGGACCGGTGGCCGATCGCTTTGGCCGCAGGATTCCGCTGCTGGTTGGTGTCTGCCTGTTTACCCTGGCGTCCATTGCCTGCGCCTTTGCCCCTAGTCTCGAAGCGCTGATTGTGGCGCGATTCGTCCAGGCCCTGGGTGGCTGTGCCGGTATGGTGCTATCGCGGGCGATTGTCAGCGACAAATGCGATGCGGTGGCCTCGGCCAAGGTGTTTTCTCAGTTGATGCTGGTGATGGGCCTGGCGCCGATTCTGGCGCCGATGCTCGGCGGGGTATTGGTCAATGTCTATGGTTGGCAGTCGATCTTCATTGCCCTGACCGTGTTCAGTGCCCTGTGTACTGTGGCCGTTGCCTTGGGCTTGCCGGAAAGCCTGCCAGCCAATCAGCCGCGTCAGCCCCTCTCGGGAGCCCTGCATCAGTACGGACGCCTTCTCAAGGATCGGGTATTTATCGGTCATGCCTTGACCGGCGGTATCGCGATGGCCGGGATGTTTGCCTACGTTGCTGGTTCGCCGTTTGTCTTCATCAAACTCTACGGGGTGCCGCCCGAGCACTACGGTTGGCTGTTCGGCAGTAACGCAGCCGGATTCATTCTGGTGGCGCAGGTCAATGCGCGGATGTTGGCCAAGCGCGGGCCAGCGTTTTTGCTGGCGCGATTCGTGTGGGTGTATCTGGCGGCAGGGCTGACCTTGCTAACGGTCAGCGCGCTGCATCCGGCCAAGCTCTGGCCGCTGCTGATTCCCCTGTTCATCTGCATCGCCAGCCTGGGCTGCATCATTCCCAATGCTTCAGCCTGTGCCATGAATGGCCAAGGGGCTCGAGCAGGGAGTGCCTCTGCACTACTCGGTTGTCTGCAGTTCAGTGTTGCCGCCGGAGCTGCGGCCTTAGTCGGAGTACTGCACGACGGCAGCGCCGTGCCGATGGCGCTGGTCATCAGCCTGTGTGGTTTGGTAGCCACAGCGATGGCGATGGCTACCCGTCGCTTGCAGCTCAGCCGACTCGTTTGA
- a CDS encoding adenosine deaminase produces the protein MYDWLNALPKAELHLHLEGSLEPELLFALAERNKIALPWNDVEALRSAYAFNNLQEFLDLYYQGADVLRTEQDFYDLTWAYLLRCKAQNVIHTEPFFDPQTHTDRGIPFEVVLKGISAALKDGQLQLGISSGLILSFLRHLSEDEAHKTLDQALPFRDAFIAVGLDSSEMGHPPSKFQRVFDRARNEGFLTVAHAGEEGPPEYIWEAIDLLKIQRIDHGVRAIEDERLMQRIIDEQIPLTVCPLSNTKLCVFDHMSQHNILDMLERGVKVTVNSDDPAYFGGYVTENFHALHTHLGMTQDQARRLAQNSLDARLIKP, from the coding sequence ATGTACGACTGGCTGAACGCGCTGCCCAAGGCAGAATTGCACCTGCACCTGGAAGGATCGCTGGAGCCCGAACTGCTGTTCGCCCTGGCCGAACGCAACAAGATTGCTCTACCTTGGAACGACGTCGAAGCCCTACGATCGGCCTATGCCTTCAATAACCTGCAGGAATTTCTCGACCTCTACTATCAGGGCGCCGACGTGCTGCGCACTGAGCAGGATTTCTACGACCTGACGTGGGCCTACCTATTACGCTGCAAAGCACAGAACGTGATCCACACCGAACCGTTCTTCGACCCGCAAACCCACACTGATCGTGGTATTCCCTTCGAAGTGGTGCTCAAGGGCATCAGCGCTGCACTCAAGGATGGCCAACTGCAACTGGGTATCAGCAGCGGCTTGATCCTGAGCTTCCTACGCCATTTGAGTGAAGATGAGGCGCACAAGACCCTCGATCAGGCCCTGCCATTTCGCGACGCCTTTATCGCCGTTGGCCTGGACAGCTCAGAAATGGGCCACCCACCCAGCAAGTTCCAGCGCGTCTTCGATCGCGCCCGCAACGAAGGCTTCCTAACCGTTGCCCACGCCGGTGAAGAAGGCCCTCCCGAGTACATCTGGGAAGCCATCGACCTGCTCAAGATCCAGCGCATCGATCATGGCGTGCGCGCCATTGAAGACGAGCGCCTGATGCAACGAATCATTGATGAACAGATCCCACTGACCGTGTGCCCATTGTCTAACACCAAGCTGTGCGTGTTTGATCATATGAGCCAGCACAACATCCTCGACATGCTCGAGCGCGGTGTGAAGGTCACGGTGAATTCGGATGATCCAGCGTATTTCGGTGGCTACGTCACAGAGAACTTCCACGCCTTGCATACCCACTTGGGCATGACCCAGGACCAGGCTCGACGCCTGGCGCAAAACAGCCTGGATGCCCGGTTGATCAAGCCGTAA